In one Balaenoptera ricei isolate mBalRic1 chromosome 20, mBalRic1.hap2, whole genome shotgun sequence genomic region, the following are encoded:
- the FOXJ1 gene encoding forkhead box protein J1, whose translation MAESWLRVSGAGAAEEAGPEGGLEESDALDDSLTSLQWLQEFSILNAKAPALPSGGTDPHGYHQVPGSAAPGSPLAADPACLGQPHTPGKPTSSCTSRSAPPGLQAPPPDDVDYATNPQVKPPYSYATLICMAMQASKATKITLSAIYKWITDNFCYFRHADPTWQNSIRHNLSLNKCFIKVPREKDEPGKGGFWRIDPQYAERLLSGAFKKRRLPPVHIHPAFARQAAPEPSSAPWAGPLTVNTEAQQLLREFEEATGEAGWGAGEGRLGHKRKQPLPKRVAKVPRPSSTLLLTQEEQGELEPLKGNFDWEAIFDAGTLGGELGTLEALELSPPLSPASHGDVDLTVHGRHIDCPVTWGLPVEQATDSLDFDETFLATSFLQHPWDESGSSCLPPEPLFEAGDATLASDLHDWASMGAFL comes from the exons ATGGCGGAGAGCTGGTTACGCGTCTCGGGAGCAGGGGCGGCGGAGGAGGCCGGACCGGAAGGCGGCCTGGAGGAGTCCGACGCCCTGGATGACAGCCTGACCAGCCTGCAGTGGCTGCAGGAATTCTCTATTCTCAACGCCAAGGCCCCCGCCCTGCCTTCGGGGGGCACCGACCCCCACGGCTACCACCAGGTGCCAGGCTCGGCCGCGCCGGGGTCTCCCCTGGCGGCCGACCCCGCCTGCCTGGGACAGCCGCACACGCCCGGCAAGCCCACGTCCTCGTGCACGTCGCGGAGCGCCCCCCCGGGGCTGCAGGCCCCGCCTCCCGACGACGTGGACTACGCCACCAACCCGCAAGTGAAGCCGCCCTACTCATATGCCACGCTCATCTGCATGGCCATGCAGGCCAGCAAGGCCACCAAGATCACCCTGTCGGCCATCTACAAGTGGATCACGGACAACTTCTGCTACTTCCGCCACGCTGATCCCACCTGGCAG AACTCCATCCGCCACAACCTGTCCCTGAACAAGTGCTTCATCAAGGTGCCTCGGGAGAAGGACGAGCCAGGCAAGGGGGGCTTCTGGCGCATCGACCCCCAGTACGCCGAGCGGCTGCTGAGTGGGGCCTTCAAGAAGCGGCGGTTGCCCCCAGTCCACATCCACCCAGCCTTTGCCCGCCAGGCCGCGCCGGAGCCCAGCTCCGCCCCGTGGGCCGGGCCACTGACCGTGAACACCGAGGCCCAGCAGCTGCTGCGGGAGTTCGAGGAGGCCACTGGGGAGGCGGGCTGGGgtgcgggcgagggcaggctggggcATAAGCGTAAACAGCCGCTGCCCAAGCGGGTGGCCAAGGTCCCGCGGCCCTCCAGCACCCTGCTGCTGACCCAGGAGGAGCAGGGCGAGCTGGAACCCCTCAAGGGCAACTTTGACTGGGAGGCCATCTTCGACGCCGGCACACTGGGTGGGGAGCTGGGCACGCTGGAGGCCTTGGAGCTGAGCCCGCCGCTGAGCCCCGCCTCGCACGGGGACGTGGACCTCACCGTCCACGGCCGCCACATCGACTGCCCTGTTACCTGGGGGCTGCCGGTGGAGCAGGCTACCGACAGCCTGGACTTCGACGAGACCTTCCTGGCCACATCCTTCCTGCAGCACCCCTGGGACGAGAGCGGCAGTAGCTGCCTGCCCCCCGAGCCCCTCTTTGAGGCCGGGGATGCCACCCTGGCCTCTGACCTGCACGATTGGGCCAGCATGGGCGCCTTCCTGTA